One Triticum dicoccoides isolate Atlit2015 ecotype Zavitan chromosome 5B, WEW_v2.0, whole genome shotgun sequence genomic window carries:
- the LOC119308639 gene encoding uncharacterized protein LOC119308639, with translation MVLRRAAVESPKKVAALVDLVNLPTALREFAGGRSQMSHLSFFLGVWSHIKNNNLQDPTNRNIVNCDEKLKTVLLGRSKVELSELPMLVKLHFPKVFKS, from the exons ATGGTGCTGCGGCGGGCGGCGGTGGAGTCCCCTAAGAAGGTGGCGGCTCTGGTCGACCTGGTTAACCTGCCGACGGCGCTGCGGGAGTTCGCCGGGGGCCGGTCCCAGATGTCCCACCTCTCCTTCTTCCTAGGCGTCTGGTCACACATCAAGAACAACAACCTCCAG GACCCGACCAACAGGAACATTGTAAACTGTGATGAGAAGCTGAAAACTGTGCTGTTGGGCAGGTCTAAGGTGGAGCTCTCGGAACTCCCAATGCTTGTCAAGCTACATTTCCCAAAAGTTTTCAAGTCGTAA
- the LOC119308638 gene encoding GDSL esterase/lipase At2g04570-like, which produces MSSLQRCLPWLILLLVLRGGGGGTAVAAAAARKVPAIIVFGDSSVDTGNNNFIPTIARSNFWPYGLDFADGHPTGRFSNGRLATDFISEAFGLPASIPAYLDTTLTIDDLAAGVSFASASTGLDNATAGILSVITMAEQLDYFREYKLRLKLAKGDARGEEIIREALYIWSIGTNDFIENYYNLPERRMQYTAAEYEAYLLGLAESSIRAVHALGGRKMDFTGLTPMGCLPAERMGNRGDPGQCNEEYNAVARSFNAKLQQAVVPKLNKELPSLHLVYADTYDVLDAVVRKPSDYGFENAERGCCGTGMFEAGYFCSLSTSLLCTNPDKYVFFDAIHPTERMYNMLADKVMNTTLHVFL; this is translated from the exons ATGTCGTCGCTCCAGAGGTGCCTGCCGTGGCTGATCCTCCTCCTGGtgctccgcggcggcggcggggggacggcggtggcggcggcggcggccaggaaGGTGCCGGCGATCATCGTGTTCGGCGACTCCTCGGTGGACACGGGCAACAACAACTTCATCCCGACCATCGCGCGGAGCAACTTCTGGCCCTACGGGCTCGACTTCGCGGACGGCCACCCCACGGGCCGCTTCTCCAACGGCCGCCTCGCCACCGACTTCATCTCCGAGGCCTTCGGCCTGCCCGCCTCCATCCCGGCCTACCTCGACACCACCCTCACCATCGACGACCTCGCCGCGGGCGTCTCCTTCGCGTCCGCCTCCACCGGCCTCGACAACGCCACCGCCGGCATCCTGTCCGTGATCACCATGGCGGAGCAGCTGGACTACTTCAGGGAGTACAAGCTGCGGCTGAAGCTGGCCAAGGGCGACGCGCGCGGCGAGGAGATCATCCGCGAGGCGCTATACATCTGGAGCATCGGCACCAACGACTTCATCGAGAACTACTACAACCTGCCGGAGCGCCGGATGCAGTACACGGCGGCGGAGTACGAGGCGTACCTGCTGGGGCTCGCCGAGTCGTCCATCCGCGCCGTGCACGCGCTCGGCGGCAGGAAGATGGACTTCACGGGGCTCACGCCCATGGGCTGCCTCCCCGCCGAGCGCATGGGCAACCGCGGCGACCCCGGGCAGTGCAACGAGGAGTACAACGCCGTCGCGCGGAGCTTCAACGCCAAGCTGCAGCAGGCCGTCGTCCCCAAGCTCAACAAGGAGCTCCCCAGCCTGCACCTCGTCTACGCCGACACCTACGACGTCCTCGACGCCGTCGTCAGGAAGCCCTCCGACTACG GTTTTGAGAACGCAGAGCGAGGGTGCTGCGGGACGGGGATGTTCGAGGCCGGCTACTTCTGCAGCCTGAGCACCTCGCTGCTATGTACGAACCCCGACAAGTACGTCTTCTTCGACGCCATCCATCCCACGGAGAGGATGTACAATATGCTCGCCGATAAAGTCATGAACACCacgcttcatgtatttctctga